From Deltaproteobacteria bacterium, the proteins below share one genomic window:
- a CDS encoding recombinase family protein, protein MNVSRLLIDLKLSVFLNGQHNAPAASGRLQIPKICSSVNQLQLRFAHRKIDTNSPIGKAVFVIISAIATLERDLISERVRNGLANARAKGKLIGRKKLRDSDLIRKLLKAGLSYRNVVKIEKCSHGSVHAEVLALKRDEAAAKGKEEADKFAEEQLLLSQAKAVSESGILFPEAAA, encoded by the coding sequence ATGAATGTTTCCCGATTGCTCATTGATCTGAAACTCAGTGTGTTCCTGAATGGACAGCACAACGCTCCCGCTGCCAGCGGCCGCCTTCAAATTCCTAAGATTTGCTCGTCAGTGAATCAACTGCAACTTCGTTTCGCTCATAGAAAGATCGACACGAATTCCCCGATTGGAAAAGCCGTTTTCGTCATCATTTCTGCGATCGCGACCCTGGAGCGTGACCTAATCAGTGAGAGGGTCCGCAATGGTCTCGCGAACGCGAGAGCGAAAGGGAAATTAATCGGGCGAAAGAAACTTCGCGATTCCGACTTGATCCGAAAACTTCTGAAAGCAGGCCTCTCTTATCGGAACGTCGTGAAAATCGAGAAGTGTTCTCACGGTTCGGTGCACGCCGAAGTTTTGGCTCTGAAAAGAGACGAAGCCGCTGCCAAAGGGAAAGAAGAGGCCGATAAGTTCGCCGAAGAGCAGCTGCTATTGAGCCAGGCTAAGGCCGTATCTGAGTCCGGAATCCTTTTCCCAGAAGCGGCGGCATAA
- a CDS encoding OsmC family protein, which yields MKFTGGPEGFSVPLDSTPPLGEDTGMSPKQMMLVSICGCTGMDVVALLKKYKQPLVSMSIEAEADTTDEHPRIFKEVHVRYVASGELEVERLKTAVDLSMNQYCGISAMVAKACPIRYSVVLNGKTIHTGQAFPSFSSAI from the coding sequence ATGAAGTTTACGGGCGGGCCGGAGGGTTTTTCGGTGCCACTCGACTCGACTCCTCCCTTGGGTGAAGACACCGGAATGAGTCCAAAGCAAATGATGTTGGTTTCTATTTGTGGCTGCACCGGTATGGATGTGGTGGCATTATTGAAAAAGTACAAACAGCCACTTGTTTCGATGTCGATAGAAGCAGAGGCAGATACGACTGACGAACATCCGAGAATCTTCAAAGAAGTACACGTTCGCTACGTCGCGAGCGGGGAACTCGAAGTTGAGCGGTTGAAAACCGCCGTCGATCTTTCTATGAATCAGTACTGCGGAATTTCTGCAATGGTAGCAAAGGCTTGTCCGATTCGGTATTCAGTGGTGCTGAACGGAAAGACTATTCATACTGGCCAAGCGTTTCCGAGCTTTTCTTCAGCTATCTAG
- a CDS encoding glycosyltransferase family 9 protein encodes MRILIIRFSSFGDIFQTLEAAAHIKQIDSAAKIDWLVRRDFAELLENQSLVHQVIAFDRKNSAFNLIRLSWKLAPNYSRVFDAHNNLRSLLVRIVIRLYWTLHYFSAGKNASMITRSKDRWRRFLFFKFRLPVLPKPFRGAESFLRPLRSWYPELAFKFESATWTASIQAKNFEDEVLNEFNVWKGTREGLIVAFAPSAAWPNKRWPIDRWLKLARAWLVLNPSSRFLLLGGPEDTFLHQIGAELGPDTVYDSVGKSSLAQSAKLLSQVNALVANDTGLLHVADRLTLPSVAIIGPTAFGYPASLYSRVAEVELPCKPCSKDGRDRCTNSENLKCLKLVSTEQVVELLTDALASFATRESERRE; translated from the coding sequence ATGCGAATTTTGATTATCCGCTTTTCGAGCTTTGGGGATATCTTCCAAACTTTGGAGGCGGCAGCACACATCAAGCAAATTGACTCTGCAGCCAAGATCGACTGGTTGGTCCGTCGCGATTTTGCTGAATTGCTAGAGAACCAAAGTCTCGTTCATCAAGTAATTGCCTTCGACCGAAAAAATTCGGCTTTTAACCTCATTAGATTAAGCTGGAAGCTTGCCCCAAATTATTCTCGCGTGTTCGATGCGCACAACAACCTTCGCAGTCTGCTAGTCAGAATCGTCATTCGGCTTTATTGGACCCTCCACTATTTTTCGGCGGGAAAAAATGCGTCAATGATTACACGCTCCAAAGACCGATGGCGGAGGTTTTTGTTTTTCAAATTTCGACTTCCTGTTTTACCTAAACCCTTTCGTGGAGCAGAAAGCTTTCTGCGCCCACTTCGTTCATGGTACCCGGAACTCGCCTTCAAATTCGAATCAGCAACCTGGACGGCAAGCATACAGGCCAAGAATTTCGAAGACGAAGTTCTCAATGAATTCAATGTCTGGAAAGGCACCCGAGAGGGGCTTATCGTGGCCTTCGCTCCTTCGGCTGCATGGCCAAATAAACGGTGGCCGATTGATCGCTGGTTGAAACTTGCGAGGGCATGGTTAGTGCTCAATCCTTCTTCGCGCTTTCTTTTATTGGGCGGGCCGGAAGATACATTCCTACACCAGATCGGTGCGGAACTTGGTCCCGACACGGTTTACGATTCCGTCGGCAAATCTTCACTCGCGCAATCAGCCAAACTATTGAGCCAGGTCAATGCCCTGGTTGCAAATGATACTGGTCTTCTTCATGTTGCGGATCGCCTCACCTTGCCCTCTGTAGCTATTATTGGCCCGACGGCATTTGGCTATCCCGCAAGTCTTTATTCACGTGTGGCAGAAGTCGAACTTCCGTGCAAGCCATGTTCGAAGGATGGACGCGATCGTTGTACAAATTCGGAAAATCTAAAATGTTTGAAACTTGTCTCTACCGAACAGGTTGTCGAGCTTTTGACTGACGCATTGGCCAGTTTCGCAACCCGCGAAAGCGAGCGACGGGAATGA